In Taeniopygia guttata chromosome 2, bTaeGut7.mat, whole genome shotgun sequence, one genomic interval encodes:
- the LOC100218724 gene encoding C-C chemokine receptor type 1 produces MGNETTDYTDPSVTTEFDYGDSTPCMGREEKHFAANFLPPLYSLVVIFGLTGNMLVVLILVKYKRLKSMTDIYLLNLAISDLLFVFSLPFWAYYAVHDWIFGEALCRILSGVYFLGFYSGIFFIILLTLDRYLAIVHAVFALKARTVTYGVLTSVVTWALAVLISVPGVVFHKTQKESSGYTCSTHYPSDSTINWKYSFILKMNILGLIVPMLIMIFSYSQILKILLRSKNEKKQKAVRLIFVIMIFYFIFWTPFHISSFLHTFQDSFFITDCELKGQLEKAIQVTETISMIHCCINPVIYVFVGEKFRAYLRSFFRKHVAPHLCKKCPSLYHEKLERASSTFTQSTAEHDISTGL; encoded by the coding sequence ATGGGAAATGAAACCACAGACTACACCGACCCGTCAGTGACAACAGAATTTGACTATGGCGATTCGACACCATGCatgggaagagaggaaaagcacTTTGCAGCAAATTTTTTGCCACCTCTTTATTCTTTAGTGGTGATATTTGGCCTGACAGGCAACATGCTTGTTGTCCTTATCCTGGTAAAATACAAGAGGCTGAAGAGCATGACTGACATCTACCTGCTCAACTTGGCAATTTCTGATCTGCtgtttgtattttctctccccttttgGGCTTATTATGCAGTCCATgactggatttttggggaggcACTCTGTCGAATTCTGTCAGGTGTCTACTTCCTTGGCTTCTACAGTGGCATCTTTTTCATAATCCTGCTGACCCTGGACAGGTACCTGGCCATAGTGCATGCAGTGTTTGCTTTGAAAGCCAGGACAGTCACCTACGGTGTCCTCACCAGTGTTGTCACTTGGGCTCTTGCTGTTCTTATTTCTGTCCCTGGGGTAGTATTTCACAAAACTCAGAAGGAAAGTTCAGGCTATACTTGCAGTACTCATTATCCAAGTGATTCCACAATAAATTGGAAGtactcttttattttaaagatgaaCATTCTGGGACTAATTGTTCCAATGCTCATTATGATTTTCAGTTACTCACAAATTCTAAAAATATTACTGAGAtctaagaatgaaaaaaaacagaaggcaGTCAGGCTTATTTTTGTAATCAtgattttttactttatctTCTGGACACCATTccatatttcttcttttttgcaTACATTTCAAGATTCATTTTTCATCACAGATTGTGAACTTAAAGGTCAACTGGAGAAGGCAATCCAAGTGACAGAAACAATCTCAATGATCCATTGCTGTATCAACCCTGTGATTTATGTATTTGTTGGAGAAAAATTCAGGGCATATCTTCGCAGCTTTTTCCGAAAGCATGTCGCACCTCACCTTTGCAAAAAATGTCCAAGTCTGTATCATGAAAAGTTGGAAAGAGCCAGTTCCACTTTCACACAATCCACTGCAGAGCACGACATCTCTACTGGACTGTAA
- the LOC100228345 gene encoding C-C chemokine receptor type 8-like: protein MNPTSQFLGTTEYDYGYDENTAPCNEGNNFLRFKSFFLPILYCLVFVFCLLGNSLVLWVLLTRKKLTTMTDICLLNLAASDLLFVLPLPFQAHYASDQWVFGNAMCKIMAGIYYTGFYSSIFFITLMSVDRYIAIVHAVYAMRLRTATCGIIISLILWLVAGLASVPNILFSQELEIEQALQCVPKYPPGDNTWKVASQFAANILGLLIPFSILFCCYTQILKNLQKCKNRNKVKAIKMIFIIVIVFFLFWTPFNIALFLDSLQSLHIINDCKASSQIALALQLTETISFIHCCLNPIIYAFAGVTFKAHLKALLQSCGRVLSSPAGGAGAGQSISAPTQLSGWSDSAGVM, encoded by the coding sequence ATGAATCCCACCAGCCAATTCCTTGGCACAACAGAATATGACTATGGATACGATGAAAACACTGCTCCGTGTAATGAAGGAAACAACTTTCTCAGGTTTAAATCCTTCTTTCTGCCAATTCTGTACTGCCTTGTGTTTGTCTTCTGCCTCCTGGGAAACTCCTTGGTCCTCTGGGTTCTCCTGACCAGGAAAAAGCTGACAACAATGACTGACATCTGCCTGCTGAACCTTGCAGCCTCTGATCTCCTCTTCGTTTTGCCCCTCCCTTTCCAAGCCCATTACGCTTCAGACCAGTGGGTTTTTGGCAATGCCATGTGTAAGATAATGGCTGGCATTTACTACACAGGTTTCTATAGCAGTATTTTCTTTATAACCCTCATGAGCGTAGACAGGTACATAGCAATTGTCCATGCTGTCTATGCCATGAGGCTACGGACAGCCACTTGTGGCATAATTATCAGCTTGATCCTGTGGCTGGTGGCTGGCTTGGCTTCTGTACCCAACATCCTGttcagccaggagctggagatcGAGCAGGCTTTGCAGTGTGTCCCCAAATACCCCCCAGGTGACAATACCTGGAAGGTTGCTTCTCAGTTTGCAGCCAATATCTTGGGCCTCTTGATACCATTTAGCATCCTCTTTTGCTGCTACACTCAGATActaaaaaacctccaaaaatgcaaaaaccGGAACAAGGTCAAGGCGATCAAGATGATCTTCATCATCGTCATcgttttcttccttttctggaCTCCTTTCAACATCGCGCTGTTCCTGGACTCTCTGCAGAGCCTGCACATCATCAATGACTGCAAGGCGAGCTCCCAGATAGCTCTGGCCCTGCAGCTGACAGAAACCATCTCCTTCATCCACTGCTGCCTGAACCCCATCATCTATGCCTTCGCCGGCGTGACATTCAAGGCCCATCTTAAAGCACTTCTTCAATCCTGCGGTCGTGtcctctccagccctgctggaggtGCCGGGGCTGGACAGTCGATTTCGGCGCCCACCCAGCTCTCTGGCTGGTCTGACAGTGCAGGGGTCATGTGA